From Haemorhous mexicanus isolate bHaeMex1 chromosome 1, bHaeMex1.pri, whole genome shotgun sequence, one genomic window encodes:
- the TGS1 gene encoding trimethylguanosine synthase isoform X1, with the protein MVQEPEPGPRLVAELLLRAGAAGGILCLCSRAFVEDRKLYKLGLKGFYVKDDNDSTGEEQVSEEENCCPNVRLKVDANHALDLEEVELDSEAELMKSMGLPLQFGGQSAHRNFVVTENYRKKNNVKIMKKKKKKKNELQQKREDKMGQECQDKACGGCTQSVSGELALATEQCEMSSKPQAVIEENCESSESLASEALPSELKEKWEKYWNEYGEGLLWQSWLEKHQEVSSSEGITASEPWSSPDTKEEWEQHYSELYWYYWEQFQYWTSQGWTTESSHGDKVEINGITQETGFSGEMGLVSPGPEHSEVLSLELSPSNTRSEERLPSSADPHSEIISGICDLNLNLEEVEQSSAALTVAHKDPEEQISFDSGSQKEPCDGGSRKRRASCENKSLNQSGAQESCSSNSREKKQLLLHDQDEDEDEEPPEYRCVKVKRSHELDMDEIPVENPEETCSVLGFKCGTGQKYGGIPDFTHRSVQYLEKEAKLKSKFLNMRKPRRSKNTHIFFTEESETTCKKSKTLRKVEMFLKQISKPEEEDTSQTGTPQGKAEASSVSSSDSEGQEGAAAATQSVTLDAEIQEPPSPSAACMEPGGTKLEREAQDAAASGSDEQGAGRPERGGGQQLVPLDIPDYLQPETEDISQAVDEKITAKKKETKRRRRSKNAQRTIPPEIAADPELVKYWAQRYRLFSRFDEGIKLDREGWFSVTPEKIAEHIAVRISQSFNCDIIVDAFCGVGGNAIQFALTSKRVIAIDIDPEKLRLARHNAEVYGVAEHIDFLCGDFMALAAGLRADVVFLSPPWGGPDYATAEIFDIQTMICPDGFEIFRLSKKITNNIVYFLPRNADIDQVASLAGPGGKVEIEQNFLNFKLKTITAYFGDLIRHDIS; encoded by the exons GGGAAGAACAAGTGTCTGAGGAGGAGAACTGTTGTCCCAATGTGAGATTAAAGGTGGATGCTAATCATGCCCTGGACCTGGAAGAAGTTGAATTAGACTCAGAAGCTGAGCTTATGAAGAGCATGGGATTGCCTCTTCAGTTTGGTGGGCAGTCAGCCCACAGGAACTTTGTG GTAACAGAAAattatagaaagaaaaataatgtgaagattatgaaaaagaaaaagaagaagaaaaatgagttaCAGCAAAAACGTGAGGATAAAATGGGGCAGGAATGCCAGGACAAAGCTTGTGGTGGTTGTACCCAGTCTGTTTCTGGTGAGCTGGCCCTAGCTACAGAGCAGTGTGAGATGAGCAGCAAACCTCAGGCTGTAATTGAAGAGAACTGTGAAAGTTCAGAAAGCCTTGCAAGTGAGGCTCTACCCAGTGAACTtaaggaaaaatgggagaagTACTGGAACGAGTATGGAGAGGGCCTTCTTTGGCAAAGTTGGTTGGAAAAGCACCAAGAAGTGTCATCATCTGAGGGCATCACAGCCTCTGAGCCTTGGAGTAGTCCAGATACTAAGGAAGAATGGGAGCAGCATTATAGTGAACTGTACTGGTATTATTGGGAACAGTTTCAGTACTGGACAAGTCAAGGATGGACTACTGAGAGCTCACATGGTGACAAAGTGGAAATTAATGGGATTACACAGGAGACTGGTTTTTCAGGTGAAATGGGCTTGGTTAGCCCAGGACCTGAGCACAGTGAAGTGCTGAGCTTGGAGCTGTCTCCCTCCAACACCAGAAGTGAGGAAAGACTCCCTTCAAGTGCTGATCCCCacagtgaaataatttctggGATTTGTGATTTAAATCTGAATCTGGAGGAagtggagcagagcagtgctgctctaACAGTAGCCCACAAAGATCCTGAAGAGCAGATTTCATTTGACAGTGGAAGCCAGAAGGAGCCCTGTGATGGCGGAAGCAGAAAAAGGAGAGCATCTTGTGAAAATAAGAGTCTTAACCAGTCAG GTGCGCAGGAGTCATGTAGCTCaaattcaagggaaaaaaagcagttgCTGCTTCATGACcaagatgaagatgaggatgaagagcctCCTGAATACAGATGTGTCAAAGTCAAGAGAAG CCATGAGCTGGACATGGATGAGATCCCAGTGGAAAATCCTGAGGAaacctgctctgtgctgggtttcAAGTGTGGCACAGGACAAAA GTATGGTGGAATTCCAGATTTCACCCACCGAAGTGTGCAGTACTTGGAGAAGGAAGCAAAACTCAAGTCCAAATTCTTGAATATGCGTAAACCAAGGAGGAGCAAAAACACACACATCTTCTTTACAGAGGAATCTGAAACGACatgcaaaaaaagcaaaactttgaGGAAG GTGGAAATGTTCCTGAAGCAGATTAGTAAACCTGAGGAGGAAGACACGTCCCAGACAGGCACCCCTCAGGGTAAAGCAGAGGCATCGTCTGTGAGCAGCAGCGACTCAGAGGGTCAGGAgggcgctgctgctgccacacagagtGTGACACTGGATGCTGAAATCCAGGAGCCACCATCTCCGAGTGCAGCCTGCATGGAACCTGGAGGGACTAAGCTTGAGAGGGAGGCGCAGGACGCTGCGGCGAGTGGCTCCGATGAGCAGGGGGCAGGGAGGCCCGAGCGTGGCGGTGGGCAACAGCTTGTCCCTCTGGATATTCCTGATTATCTCCAGCCAGAGACAGAGGACATCAGCCAAG CTGTGGATGAAAAAATTACTGCAAAGAAGAAGGAGACAAAAAGAAGGAGGAGGTCTAAAAATGCACAGAGAACTATACCTCCTGAGATTGCTGCTGATCCAGAGCTCGTCAAGTACTGGGCACAACGCTACCGGCTCTTCTCCCGTTTTGATGAGGGAATTAAACTAGACAGAG AGGGCTGGTTTTCTGTTACTCCTGAGAAAATAGCTGAGCACATTGCTGTCCGCATCAGTCAGTCGTTCAACTGCGACATCATAGTGGATGCATTCTGCGGGGTTGGAGGAAATGCTATTCAGTTTGCACTGACCTCAAAAAGAG TGATCGCCATCGACATCGATCCCGAGAAGCTGCGGCTGGCGCGGCACAACGCGGAGGTGTACGGCGTGGCCGAGCACATCGACTTCCTGTGCGGCGACTTCATGGCGTTGGCGGCTGGCCTGCGCGCCGACGTGGTGTTCCTCAGCCCGCCCTGGGGGGGGCCTGACTACGCCACTGCCGAAATCTTCGACATCCAAACCATGATCTGCCCAGATGG ATTTGAAATTTTCAGGCTCTCCAAGAAGATCACGAACaatattgtttattttctgcctCGGAATGCTGATATTGACCAG gtggCTTCCTtagcagggccaggaggaaaAGTTGAAATAGAACAAAATTTTCTCAATTTCAAACTGAAGACAATAACAGCTTATTTTGGTGATCTAATAAGGCATGACATCTCCTGA
- the TGS1 gene encoding trimethylguanosine synthase isoform X2: MKSMGLPLQFGGQSAHRNFVVTENYRKKNNVKIMKKKKKKKNELQQKREDKMGQECQDKACGGCTQSVSGELALATEQCEMSSKPQAVIEENCESSESLASEALPSELKEKWEKYWNEYGEGLLWQSWLEKHQEVSSSEGITASEPWSSPDTKEEWEQHYSELYWYYWEQFQYWTSQGWTTESSHGDKVEINGITQETGFSGEMGLVSPGPEHSEVLSLELSPSNTRSEERLPSSADPHSEIISGICDLNLNLEEVEQSSAALTVAHKDPEEQISFDSGSQKEPCDGGSRKRRASCENKSLNQSGAQESCSSNSREKKQLLLHDQDEDEDEEPPEYRCVKVKRSHELDMDEIPVENPEETCSVLGFKCGTGQKYGGIPDFTHRSVQYLEKEAKLKSKFLNMRKPRRSKNTHIFFTEESETTCKKSKTLRKVEMFLKQISKPEEEDTSQTGTPQGKAEASSVSSSDSEGQEGAAAATQSVTLDAEIQEPPSPSAACMEPGGTKLEREAQDAAASGSDEQGAGRPERGGGQQLVPLDIPDYLQPETEDISQAVDEKITAKKKETKRRRRSKNAQRTIPPEIAADPELVKYWAQRYRLFSRFDEGIKLDREGWFSVTPEKIAEHIAVRISQSFNCDIIVDAFCGVGGNAIQFALTSKRVIAIDIDPEKLRLARHNAEVYGVAEHIDFLCGDFMALAAGLRADVVFLSPPWGGPDYATAEIFDIQTMICPDGFEIFRLSKKITNNIVYFLPRNADIDQVASLAGPGGKVEIEQNFLNFKLKTITAYFGDLIRHDIS; the protein is encoded by the exons ATGAAGAGCATGGGATTGCCTCTTCAGTTTGGTGGGCAGTCAGCCCACAGGAACTTTGTG GTAACAGAAAattatagaaagaaaaataatgtgaagattatgaaaaagaaaaagaagaagaaaaatgagttaCAGCAAAAACGTGAGGATAAAATGGGGCAGGAATGCCAGGACAAAGCTTGTGGTGGTTGTACCCAGTCTGTTTCTGGTGAGCTGGCCCTAGCTACAGAGCAGTGTGAGATGAGCAGCAAACCTCAGGCTGTAATTGAAGAGAACTGTGAAAGTTCAGAAAGCCTTGCAAGTGAGGCTCTACCCAGTGAACTtaaggaaaaatgggagaagTACTGGAACGAGTATGGAGAGGGCCTTCTTTGGCAAAGTTGGTTGGAAAAGCACCAAGAAGTGTCATCATCTGAGGGCATCACAGCCTCTGAGCCTTGGAGTAGTCCAGATACTAAGGAAGAATGGGAGCAGCATTATAGTGAACTGTACTGGTATTATTGGGAACAGTTTCAGTACTGGACAAGTCAAGGATGGACTACTGAGAGCTCACATGGTGACAAAGTGGAAATTAATGGGATTACACAGGAGACTGGTTTTTCAGGTGAAATGGGCTTGGTTAGCCCAGGACCTGAGCACAGTGAAGTGCTGAGCTTGGAGCTGTCTCCCTCCAACACCAGAAGTGAGGAAAGACTCCCTTCAAGTGCTGATCCCCacagtgaaataatttctggGATTTGTGATTTAAATCTGAATCTGGAGGAagtggagcagagcagtgctgctctaACAGTAGCCCACAAAGATCCTGAAGAGCAGATTTCATTTGACAGTGGAAGCCAGAAGGAGCCCTGTGATGGCGGAAGCAGAAAAAGGAGAGCATCTTGTGAAAATAAGAGTCTTAACCAGTCAG GTGCGCAGGAGTCATGTAGCTCaaattcaagggaaaaaaagcagttgCTGCTTCATGACcaagatgaagatgaggatgaagagcctCCTGAATACAGATGTGTCAAAGTCAAGAGAAG CCATGAGCTGGACATGGATGAGATCCCAGTGGAAAATCCTGAGGAaacctgctctgtgctgggtttcAAGTGTGGCACAGGACAAAA GTATGGTGGAATTCCAGATTTCACCCACCGAAGTGTGCAGTACTTGGAGAAGGAAGCAAAACTCAAGTCCAAATTCTTGAATATGCGTAAACCAAGGAGGAGCAAAAACACACACATCTTCTTTACAGAGGAATCTGAAACGACatgcaaaaaaagcaaaactttgaGGAAG GTGGAAATGTTCCTGAAGCAGATTAGTAAACCTGAGGAGGAAGACACGTCCCAGACAGGCACCCCTCAGGGTAAAGCAGAGGCATCGTCTGTGAGCAGCAGCGACTCAGAGGGTCAGGAgggcgctgctgctgccacacagagtGTGACACTGGATGCTGAAATCCAGGAGCCACCATCTCCGAGTGCAGCCTGCATGGAACCTGGAGGGACTAAGCTTGAGAGGGAGGCGCAGGACGCTGCGGCGAGTGGCTCCGATGAGCAGGGGGCAGGGAGGCCCGAGCGTGGCGGTGGGCAACAGCTTGTCCCTCTGGATATTCCTGATTATCTCCAGCCAGAGACAGAGGACATCAGCCAAG CTGTGGATGAAAAAATTACTGCAAAGAAGAAGGAGACAAAAAGAAGGAGGAGGTCTAAAAATGCACAGAGAACTATACCTCCTGAGATTGCTGCTGATCCAGAGCTCGTCAAGTACTGGGCACAACGCTACCGGCTCTTCTCCCGTTTTGATGAGGGAATTAAACTAGACAGAG AGGGCTGGTTTTCTGTTACTCCTGAGAAAATAGCTGAGCACATTGCTGTCCGCATCAGTCAGTCGTTCAACTGCGACATCATAGTGGATGCATTCTGCGGGGTTGGAGGAAATGCTATTCAGTTTGCACTGACCTCAAAAAGAG TGATCGCCATCGACATCGATCCCGAGAAGCTGCGGCTGGCGCGGCACAACGCGGAGGTGTACGGCGTGGCCGAGCACATCGACTTCCTGTGCGGCGACTTCATGGCGTTGGCGGCTGGCCTGCGCGCCGACGTGGTGTTCCTCAGCCCGCCCTGGGGGGGGCCTGACTACGCCACTGCCGAAATCTTCGACATCCAAACCATGATCTGCCCAGATGG ATTTGAAATTTTCAGGCTCTCCAAGAAGATCACGAACaatattgtttattttctgcctCGGAATGCTGATATTGACCAG gtggCTTCCTtagcagggccaggaggaaaAGTTGAAATAGAACAAAATTTTCTCAATTTCAAACTGAAGACAATAACAGCTTATTTTGGTGATCTAATAAGGCATGACATCTCCTGA